One segment of Curtobacterium sp. MR_MD2014 DNA contains the following:
- a CDS encoding fumarylacetoacetate hydrolase family protein, whose product MKIARFSSTGEDPRYGILDERDLVVLAGDPMYQGFETTGERVPLADAKLLAPVIPRSKVIGVGLNYAEHASEMDERSGDDPVVFLKPNTAVIGPDDPIRLPAEVGRVDHEGELAIVIGSLAKNVRREDFASVVLGYTIANDVTARDLQARDGQWTRAKGFDTFCPLGPVIETEIDPSDIRLETRVDGELRQAASTSEMVHDIPSLVEFVSSIWTLLPGDVILTGTPAGVGAIRDGEVVEVLIEGIGSLKNPVIARH is encoded by the coding sequence GTGAAGATCGCACGGTTCAGCAGCACGGGTGAAGACCCGCGGTACGGCATCCTCGACGAGCGTGACCTGGTCGTCCTTGCGGGGGACCCGATGTACCAGGGGTTCGAGACGACGGGGGAGCGGGTGCCGCTCGCCGACGCCAAGCTCCTCGCACCGGTGATCCCTCGGTCGAAGGTGATCGGCGTCGGCCTGAACTACGCCGAGCACGCGTCGGAGATGGACGAGCGGTCGGGGGACGACCCCGTGGTCTTCCTCAAGCCGAACACCGCGGTCATCGGTCCGGACGACCCCATCCGTCTGCCGGCCGAGGTCGGCCGTGTCGACCACGAGGGCGAGCTCGCCATCGTGATCGGCTCGCTCGCCAAGAACGTCCGGCGCGAGGACTTCGCGAGCGTCGTGCTCGGGTACACGATCGCGAACGACGTGACTGCGCGCGACCTGCAGGCCCGCGACGGACAGTGGACGCGAGCCAAGGGCTTCGACACCTTCTGTCCGCTCGGTCCGGTCATCGAGACCGAGATCGACCCGTCGGACATCCGACTCGAGACCCGCGTGGACGGCGAGCTGCGCCAGGCGGCGTCGACCAGCGAGATGGTGCACGACATCCCGTCCCTGGTCGAGTTCGTGTCGTCGATCTGGACCCTCCTGCCCGGCGACGTCATCCTCACCGGTACCCCGGCCGGGGTCGGGGCCATCCGCGACGGCGAGGTGGTGGAGGTCCTCATCGAGGGGATCGGCTCGCTGAAGAACCCGGTCATCGCTCGCCACTGA
- a CDS encoding branched-chain amino acid aminotransferase — protein MSSTDTETDGDFALEFANTPSPERRAAAEREEILADPGFGKYFTDHMATVAWSLEAGWHSASIHPYGPLTLDPSASVFHYAQEIFEGMKAYRHADGSVWSFRPDANARRFQRSARRLALPELPLEVFVESVRQLVRADVDWVPSAPETSLYLRPFMIATESFLGVRAAQEVAYHCIASPAGAYFTSGPKPVSIWLSTKYARAARGGTGAAKTGGNYAASLLPQQEAYEQGCQQVMFLDSEEGRYLEELGGMNVVLVRSDSTLVTPDSESILEGITRDSILQLAEDRGLRVERRRVTLDEWRDGVADGSITEAFACGTAAVVTPIAELRGEGFTIGSPTVGAGDLTMSLRQELTDIQYGRRPDPHGWMTRLTDPA, from the coding sequence ATGAGCAGCACCGACACCGAGACCGACGGCGACTTCGCCCTCGAGTTCGCGAACACGCCGTCGCCCGAGCGTCGGGCCGCGGCCGAGCGCGAGGAGATCCTCGCCGACCCGGGCTTCGGCAAGTACTTCACCGACCACATGGCCACCGTCGCGTGGTCGCTCGAAGCCGGCTGGCACAGCGCATCGATCCACCCGTACGGACCGCTGACCCTCGACCCCAGCGCCAGCGTGTTCCACTACGCGCAGGAGATCTTCGAGGGCATGAAGGCCTACCGCCACGCGGACGGGTCGGTGTGGTCCTTCCGGCCGGACGCGAACGCGCGCCGCTTCCAGCGCTCGGCCCGTCGGCTCGCGCTCCCGGAGCTGCCGCTCGAGGTCTTCGTCGAGTCGGTCCGGCAGCTCGTCCGCGCCGACGTGGACTGGGTGCCGTCGGCGCCGGAGACCAGCCTGTACCTGCGTCCGTTCATGATCGCGACCGAGTCCTTCCTCGGCGTCCGTGCCGCGCAGGAGGTCGCGTACCACTGCATCGCCAGCCCGGCGGGGGCGTACTTCACGTCCGGACCGAAGCCCGTGAGCATCTGGCTGTCGACGAAGTACGCCCGTGCCGCACGTGGCGGGACCGGGGCTGCGAAGACCGGCGGGAACTACGCCGCGTCCCTGCTCCCGCAGCAGGAGGCCTACGAGCAGGGCTGCCAGCAGGTGATGTTCCTCGACTCCGAGGAGGGCCGGTACCTCGAGGAGCTCGGCGGCATGAACGTCGTGCTCGTGCGGTCGGACAGCACGCTCGTCACGCCGGACTCGGAGTCGATCCTCGAGGGCATCACCCGCGACTCGATCCTGCAGCTCGCCGAGGACCGCGGGCTCCGGGTGGAGCGTCGTCGGGTGACGCTCGACGAGTGGCGGGACGGGGTGGCCGACGGCTCGATCACCGAGGCGTTCGCCTGCGGGACGGCCGCGGTGGTCACGCCGATCGCGGAGCTCCGCGGCGAGGGCTTCACGATCGGGTCGCCGACCGTCGGTGCCGGCGATTTGACGATGTCGCTCCGCCAGGAGCTGACCGACATCCAGTACGGCCGTCGTCCCGACCCCCACGGGTGGATGACGCGCCTGACGGACCCGGCCTGA
- a CDS encoding 3-isopropylmalate dehydrogenase, whose translation MAQTLKLAVVRGDGIGPEVVDEALKVLHAVLPDDLDVQETAFSLGAARYLETGDILTEDDMSAIAEHDAILLGAVGGDPRDPRLAGGIIERGLLLKLRFAFDHYVNLRPTTVYSSVASPLADPGAVDFVVVREGTEGPYVGNGGAIRVGTPHEIATEVSLNTAHGVERVVRYAFDLASRRPRKHLTLVHKSNVLVHAGSLWQRTVAAVAEEHPDVTVDYQHVDAVTIHMVREPGRFDVIVTDNLFGDIITDLAGAISGGIGLAASGNINPDGTFPSMFEPVHGSAPDIAGQQVADPTAAVLSVALLLDHLGRADLAAAVTQAVEADLASRGTTPRSTAEVGDAIAAAVAARTTTA comes from the coding sequence ATGGCACAGACGCTCAAGCTGGCGGTCGTCCGCGGCGACGGCATCGGGCCCGAGGTGGTGGACGAAGCGCTGAAGGTCCTGCACGCGGTGCTACCGGACGACCTCGACGTGCAGGAGACCGCCTTCTCGCTCGGTGCCGCCCGGTACCTCGAGACGGGCGACATCCTCACCGAGGACGACATGTCCGCCATCGCCGAGCACGACGCGATCCTGCTCGGCGCCGTCGGCGGTGACCCGCGCGACCCGCGACTCGCGGGCGGGATCATCGAGCGTGGACTCCTGCTGAAGCTGCGCTTCGCGTTCGACCACTACGTCAACCTCCGCCCCACGACGGTGTACTCCTCGGTCGCGAGCCCGCTCGCCGACCCGGGCGCGGTCGACTTCGTCGTCGTGCGCGAGGGCACCGAGGGCCCGTACGTCGGCAACGGCGGCGCGATCCGCGTCGGCACGCCGCACGAGATCGCCACCGAGGTGTCCCTCAACACGGCACACGGTGTCGAGCGCGTCGTCCGGTACGCCTTCGACCTCGCCTCCCGCCGCCCGCGGAAGCACCTGACCCTCGTGCACAAGAGCAACGTGCTCGTGCACGCGGGTTCCCTCTGGCAGCGGACGGTCGCGGCGGTCGCCGAGGAGCACCCGGACGTGACCGTCGACTACCAGCACGTCGACGCGGTGACGATCCACATGGTCCGCGAGCCCGGGCGGTTCGACGTCATCGTCACCGACAACCTGTTCGGGGACATCATCACCGACCTGGCCGGCGCGATCAGCGGCGGCATCGGTCTGGCGGCCTCGGGGAACATCAACCCGGACGGCACCTTCCCCAGCATGTTCGAGCCGGTCCACGGTTCCGCGCCGGACATCGCAGGCCAGCAGGTCGCCGACCCGACCGCCGCCGTCCTGTCCGTCGCCCTGCTGCTCGACCACCTCGGTCGTGCAGACCTGGCGGCGGCCGTGACACAGGCGGTCGAGGCCGACCTCGCGAGCCGGGGCACCACGCCGCGCAGCACGGCCGAGGTCGGCGACGCCATCGCCGCCGCGGTCGCAGCACGCACCACCACCGCCTGA